ATCAGCAGCACCTTTAAGTTTGGACTGAGCATTTCTTACTTGGTTATCGTTTTGGATGCCGTTGTTTTGTCCTTCGGGTACGCCTTTATAATAAATACCTTCTGGAGTTTTAACATCAGCTTGTGCTACGTTAACAAAGCTGAAAGCTTGTCCTAGCAAGAACATAAATCCTACTAAGAAAACAACCATAATTTGGCGTAAACGAGAAATCACTTGCTTCATAAATAACCTCATTTGCTTTATTTATTTGTGTTTACAACTGAACGGCTATCAGCCAATTCATGGTTTAAGGACGACTTTGACACAGTTGTCTTTTTTCTGTTGAAAAATGTGATAACCGTGAGCCGCTTCTTCTAGTGGTAATTGATGAGTTACCACAAAAGAAGGATCAAGTTTACCGTCCAAGATTTGCTGGAGTAACAAATGCATATATTTCTGACCATGCATTTGTCCCATTCTGAAGGTTAGACCTTTGTTAAAAGCTGCACCCAAGGGTATTTTGTCTACAAAACCACCATAAACACCCATAATTGCTAGAGTGCCGCCTTTACGACAGGCCACCATCATTTCTCTTAATACGTGGGGACGGTCGGTTTCTAACCTGAGCTTTTGTTTTGTTTGGTCGTAGAAGTCTTCTAAACCAACTCCGTGCGCTTCTAAACCGACTGCATCAATACAAGCATCAGGGCCGCGTCCGCCAGTCATTTCTTTTAATGCTTCACCGGTATTAACTTCTTCGTAGTTAATTACTTCGGCTTTGGCATATTTTTTCGCCATTTCTAAGCGTTCGGGGAAGCGGTCGATCGCAATTACTTTTTCTGCACCCATCATATAGGCGCTAATCATGGCGAACAGTCCCACTGCACCAGAACCCCAAACGGCTACTGTATCCCCAGGCTGAATATCACAGAGTTCTGCTCCCATATATCCGGTAGGGATAGCGTCGGAGATGAACAGTAGTTTCTCATCAGGTATCTCTGACGGAACTTTGACAACACCAACATCAGCAAAAGGTACGCGGATATATTCGGCTTGTGCGCCTGCATAGCCACCTAAAAGGTGAGAGTAGCCGTAAATTGCTGATGTGATATTGCCGAATAACTTTTCTTCCATCCAACTATTGGGGTTGGAATTATCGCACAGCGACCATTGGTCACGCTGGCAATAATTACATCGACCACAGCCAATTGTAGAAGGAACAACAACGCGATCGCCTATTTTTAAATTATTGACTCCCTTGCCAACCTCGACGACTTCCCCCATAAATTCGTGACCAATAATGTCACCTTTTTGGACTGTCGGGATATAGCCGCCATATATATGTAAATCCGAACCACAGATAGCTGTAGAGGTAATTTTAATAATCGCATCACGGGGATTAAGAATCG
This window of the Nostoc sp. HK-01 genome carries:
- a CDS encoding alcohol dehydrogenase, with protein sequence MKAVCWQGANEVRVESVPDPTILNPRDAIIKITSTAICGSDLHIYGGYIPTVQKGDIIGHEFMGEVVEVGKGVNNLKIGDRVVVPSTIGCGRCNYCQRDQWSLCDNSNPNSWMEEKLFGNITSAIYGYSHLLGGYAGAQAEYIRVPFADVGVVKVPSEIPDEKLLFISDAIPTGYMGAELCDIQPGDTVAVWGSGAVGLFAMISAYMMGAEKVIAIDRFPERLEMAKKYAKAEVINYEEVNTGEALKEMTGGRGPDACIDAVGLEAHGVGLEDFYDQTKQKLRLETDRPHVLREMMVACRKGGTLAIMGVYGGFVDKIPLGAAFNKGLTFRMGQMHGQKYMHLLLQQILDGKLDPSFVVTHQLPLEEAAHGYHIFQQKKDNCVKVVLKP